A stretch of the Planktothricoides raciborskii GIHE-MW2 genome encodes the following:
- a CDS encoding S-layer family protein, which yields MKPILESKRFWFVLLLCPWFWPAIAVAQIIPDGTLPNNSIVTPEANLITIDGGTAAGNNLFHSFSDFSVNTGTEVLFNNALNIQNILTRVTGNNLSNIDGLIRANGTANLFLINPNGLIFGNNARLAIGGSFFGSTANSVLFPDGEFPANVGEVRETGATTGELPLLSVNVPIGLQMGENSAAISVNGTGITDIIPTDNLGLTVAPGQTFALIGNGINFNGGIVTAPSGIIQIGSVANGTVGIMPTPIGLVVNYDLVNEFANINLANRSAIFSPAVVNNPLSQITVTGKNIALEGSQIVSLTNGDANSGKITINAAESLSLGGTISAFPFSAWILNQVAPNATGNSGDIEVKSANLSINNGARIQTLTQGAGTAGNIQVEATESMIVDGFALPPGFNLGEINLEAIDPETWLEQNTNSRISSENFASGAGGNISVATKQATFLSGGQIATLAGSQATGNSGNINVIAQGITAENSLPFNPIFVSGIATYTSGQAAGGNLNISAENLSFRDGAFLFSWTQGSGKGGDILVNATDAIASRGVNPLFPIADSGITSIALGSGNGGNIQVSTGKINLSDGAQISSRTLMELVGISVPEGGTGNAGDIIINADTIELTGISPLALDHITLIGSLTFGRADAGDVNISTRQMRILEGAEILNVGLFSTSTLGEPLPGSGTGNGGNLTVNASESIEIYGYSSLMPNILSLIGNQSFGLGQAGYLVINTPRLILQDGGSVAAGTVGAGNAGNSTINAADIFISGKASLGIPSSLSADAFAGAEDIQQVFFAAPIPTGKTGELTVNSDRLTIANGGQIRVDHQGTGNAGRLQINVDRLNLESGGNINATTAFGFGGDVEINVRDLLSLRNGSQINVEAKGDIGDGGNLTINADIIVALENSDIIANAVGGNGGNINITSRGIFGSEFRPTLTPKSDITASSELGVDGTVEINNPDANPAAGLVELSSALVDPSDRITSGCVANQDNEFYIVGRGGLPQSPTEMLWGQTVWQDLRSLEIEDKSQTNRGDSINPVSSSYSRNPVSSRNRVSSPPIVEATGWVMNADGSVILVGSANGFLRFREADPEACPLFGGGESPQ from the coding sequence ATGAAACCAATATTAGAATCAAAGCGATTCTGGTTTGTCTTGTTATTATGCCCCTGGTTTTGGCCTGCTATCGCTGTTGCTCAAATTATCCCTGATGGCACTCTGCCCAACAACAGTATCGTCACCCCTGAAGCCAATTTAATTACAATTGACGGAGGCACCGCAGCCGGAAATAACTTATTTCATAGTTTCTCGGATTTTTCCGTGAATACCGGCACCGAAGTGTTGTTTAACAATGCCCTCAACATTCAAAATATCCTGACTCGTGTCACCGGAAATAATCTATCTAATATTGATGGCTTGATTCGTGCCAATGGCACCGCCAACTTATTTTTAATTAACCCCAATGGGCTAATATTTGGCAACAATGCCCGATTAGCGATCGGTGGTTCTTTCTTTGGCAGTACCGCTAATAGCGTGTTATTTCCCGATGGAGAATTTCCTGCCAATGTAGGAGAGGTTCGCGAAACGGGGGCAACCACGGGGGAATTGCCCCTACTATCTGTTAATGTGCCCATTGGGTTACAAATGGGAGAAAATTCGGCAGCAATTTCTGTCAATGGCACCGGCATTACTGATATCATCCCCACCGATAATTTAGGCTTAACCGTTGCCCCCGGTCAAACCTTCGCCTTAATCGGAAATGGGATTAACTTTAACGGAGGAATTGTCACTGCCCCATCGGGAATAATTCAAATCGGCAGCGTAGCAAATGGCACCGTGGGAATAATGCCAACTCCGATTGGATTAGTCGTTAACTATGATTTAGTCAATGAATTTGCCAATATTAATTTAGCGAATCGTTCCGCCATATTTTCTCCCGCTGTGGTGAATAATCCTCTGAGTCAAATCACCGTTACAGGTAAAAATATTGCCTTAGAGGGGTCGCAAATTGTCTCCCTAACTAATGGAGATGCTAACAGTGGAAAAATTACCATTAATGCGGCAGAATCGTTATCATTAGGCGGAACGATATCTGCTTTTCCTTTTAGTGCGTGGATTCTCAACCAAGTAGCACCTAATGCCACGGGAAATAGTGGAGATATTGAGGTAAAATCTGCGAATTTATCGATTAATAATGGGGCAAGAATCCAGACTTTAACCCAAGGGGCGGGAACCGCAGGCAATATTCAGGTAGAAGCTACGGAATCAATGATAGTTGACGGATTTGCTTTACCGCCCGGATTTAATTTAGGAGAAATCAACTTAGAGGCGATAGATCCAGAAACTTGGCTAGAACAAAATACCAATAGTCGGATTTCTAGCGAAAACTTTGCCAGTGGTGCTGGAGGAAATATCAGCGTTGCTACCAAACAAGCGACTTTTTTATCTGGGGGACAAATTGCTACTTTAGCGGGGTCACAAGCTACCGGCAATAGTGGCAATATTAACGTGATTGCCCAAGGGATAACCGCTGAAAATTCACTGCCATTTAATCCTATATTTGTCAGTGGAATTGCCACCTATACATCAGGGCAAGCTGCCGGAGGAAACTTGAATATTTCAGCGGAAAATTTAAGTTTTAGAGATGGGGCATTTTTGTTTTCTTGGACTCAAGGAAGTGGCAAGGGTGGAGATATTTTGGTTAATGCCACAGACGCGATCGCCAGTCGAGGAGTTAACCCGCTTTTCCCCATAGCTGACAGTGGGATTACATCGATCGCCCTTGGTTCGGGAAACGGCGGTAATATTCAAGTATCAACGGGCAAAATTAACCTTTCTGACGGGGCACAGATTAGTTCGCGAACTTTAATGGAATTAGTTGGCATTTCTGTCCCCGAAGGTGGTACGGGCAATGCAGGAGATATCATCATCAATGCCGACACCATTGAGTTAACTGGAATTAGTCCTTTAGCCCTGGATCATATTACCTTAATTGGCAGCTTAACATTTGGCCGAGCGGATGCGGGGGATGTGAATATCTCAACTCGACAAATGCGAATTCTTGAAGGCGCAGAAATATTAAATGTCGGACTGTTTTCCACCTCTACATTAGGGGAACCGCTGCCCGGTTCGGGAACGGGAAACGGTGGTAATTTGACCGTTAATGCGTCTGAGTCAATTGAAATTTATGGTTACAGTTCATTGATGCCGAACATTCTCAGTTTAATCGGCAACCAAAGCTTTGGTCTGGGGCAAGCTGGATATTTAGTCATCAATACCCCACGTCTGATTTTGCAAGACGGAGGGAGTGTTGCTGCGGGGACTGTGGGTGCGGGAAATGCCGGAAATTCAACGATCAATGCTGCGGATATTTTCATCTCTGGCAAGGCAAGTCTTGGCATTCCTTCTTCCCTAAGTGCGGATGCTTTTGCGGGGGCAGAAGATATTCAACAAGTTTTCTTTGCTGCGCCAATTCCTACGGGAAAGACAGGAGAATTAACGGTGAATAGCGATCGCCTCACGATCGCCAACGGCGGACAAATCCGCGTAGACCATCAAGGAACTGGCAACGCAGGACGGCTGCAAATAAATGTCGATCGCCTCAATTTAGAAAGCGGCGGAAATATTAATGCCACAACAGCGTTTGGCTTTGGCGGCGACGTAGAAATTAACGTGCGTGATTTATTAAGTTTACGCAACGGCAGTCAAATCAATGTGGAAGCCAAAGGCGATATCGGGGATGGCGGCAACTTAACCATTAATGCCGATATAATTGTGGCCTTAGAAAATAGCGATATTATCGCCAATGCGGTAGGCGGAAATGGCGGCAATATTAACATTACCAGTCGGGGCATTTTTGGCTCAGAGTTTCGCCCTACTTTAACCCCTAAAAGCGATATTACCGCTAGTTCTGAGTTGGGGGTAGATGGCACCGTGGAAATTAATAATCCCGATGCCAACCCAGCCGCAGGATTGGTAGAATTATCCTCAGCTTTGGTTGATCCGAGCGATCGAATTACTTCCGGTTGTGTTGCCAATCAAGACAATGAGTTTTATATCGTCGGACGCGGTGGTCTGCCCCAAAGTCCCACAGAAATGCTGTGGGGTCAAACAGTTTGGCAGGATTTGCGATCGCTGGAAATAGAGGACAAAAGTCAAACCAACCGGGGTGATTCAATAAACCCGGTTTCTTCAAGTTATTCAAGAAACCCGGTTTCTTCAAGAAACCGGGTTTCTAGTCCCCCCATTGTGGAAGCTACCGGATGGGTGATGAATGCCGATGGGTCGGTAATATTGGTCGGGTCAGCCAACGGGTTTCTGCGATTCCGCGAAGCGGATCCCGAAGCTTGCCCCCTCTTCGGCGGGGGGGAATCGCCTCAATGA
- the glyS gene encoding glycine--tRNA ligase subunit beta — MTTFLLEVGTEELPASFVEPAISQWRSLIPGTLAENFLTPEATQVYGTPRRLAVLISGLPTQQPDREEEIKGPPAQAAFKDGKPTKAAEGFARKQGVELSDLEIRPTDKGDFVFVNKKITGRTTAEILTELVPQWINKLEGKRFMRWANGDLRFSRPLRWLVALLDREILQIAIENGSETLKSDRISSGHRVLHPQPVEIANAADYAETLRQAYIEVDPEKRQEKIIAEVKATAENVGGIAEISADLLTEVTNLVEWPTAVIGKFDDDFLILPPEVITTVMVTHQRYFPVLKNQTNGDKTGKQITELLPYFITISNGDPAKSAIIANGNERVIRARLADGQFFYKSDIAKPLESYVAQLETVTFQEKLGSVREKVNRIIKIASFITDQLSLSAEKAKDIQRAALLCKADLVSQMVYEFPELQGVMGEKYARISGETEAVATAIFEHYLPRGASDSLPDTITGQAIALADKLDTLVSIFGLGMLPTGSSDPFALRRAATAIVNIIWAADLPLNLYHLLEQAACEFSTIYPDTSPDLLSQLYDFFLQRIRTLLQEERGVDYDLVNAVLGENDPEYTERGLKDLLDLRDRALFLQSIRNNGILNNIYETVNRSSRLAKQGELDTIELEPKQAIEPKLFQKSSEQEFYDSLVQLVPKTQAAREARDYQKLVDALAEIAPTVSNFFDGPESVLVMDSDPAIQRNRLNLLGLLRNHARVLADFGAIVKS, encoded by the coding sequence ATGACTACATTTTTATTAGAAGTCGGTACAGAAGAATTACCCGCAAGTTTTGTCGAACCGGCGATTTCTCAGTGGCGATCGCTCATTCCGGGGACTCTGGCAGAAAACTTTCTCACCCCCGAAGCCACCCAAGTCTATGGCACCCCGCGCCGTTTGGCCGTTTTAATCTCTGGTTTGCCCACCCAGCAACCCGATCGCGAAGAAGAAATTAAAGGCCCACCAGCCCAAGCAGCCTTTAAAGATGGGAAACCCACCAAAGCTGCCGAAGGATTTGCCCGCAAACAGGGCGTCGAGTTAAGCGACTTAGAAATTCGCCCCACGGACAAAGGCGATTTTGTCTTTGTCAACAAAAAAATTACCGGACGCACTACAGCGGAAATTCTCACGGAACTCGTCCCCCAATGGATTAACAAACTAGAAGGCAAACGGTTTATGCGCTGGGCAAATGGGGATTTAAGATTTTCTCGCCCGTTGCGTTGGTTGGTGGCATTATTAGACCGAGAAATTCTGCAGATCGCCATAGAAAATGGCTCAGAAACTCTCAAAAGCGATCGCATTTCTAGCGGTCATCGCGTCCTTCATCCTCAACCCGTGGAAATTGCTAACGCCGCAGATTATGCCGAAACTTTACGGCAAGCTTATATTGAAGTAGACCCAGAAAAACGCCAAGAAAAAATCATTGCGGAAGTCAAAGCCACCGCCGAAAACGTCGGTGGCATTGCGGAAATTTCCGCCGATTTACTCACCGAAGTCACCAACTTAGTCGAATGGCCTACAGCGGTCATCGGCAAATTTGACGACGACTTTTTAATTTTACCGCCGGAAGTAATTACTACGGTTATGGTGACACACCAGCGGTATTTTCCGGTATTAAAAAATCAGACAAATGGAGATAAAACGGGTAAGCAAATTACAGAATTACTCCCTTATTTTATCACCATTTCTAACGGCGATCCGGCAAAATCAGCAATTATTGCTAATGGCAACGAACGAGTAATTAGAGCCCGGTTAGCTGATGGCCAGTTTTTCTACAAATCCGATATCGCCAAACCTTTAGAAAGTTATGTTGCCCAGTTAGAAACTGTCACTTTCCAAGAAAAATTAGGCTCGGTGCGGGAGAAAGTCAACCGCATTATCAAAATTGCCAGTTTCATTACAGATCAATTATCCCTCAGCGCCGAAAAAGCTAAAGATATCCAACGGGCTGCATTACTTTGTAAAGCGGATTTAGTCAGCCAGATGGTTTATGAATTTCCTGAATTGCAAGGGGTGATGGGTGAAAAATATGCCCGCATTTCTGGGGAAACCGAGGCAGTAGCTACGGCAATTTTTGAGCATTATTTGCCACGGGGCGCTAGTGATAGTTTGCCAGATACTATCACAGGGCAAGCGATCGCTTTAGCGGATAAACTGGATACATTGGTCAGTATTTTTGGCTTGGGAATGTTGCCTACTGGTTCTTCCGACCCGTTTGCCTTGCGTCGGGCAGCTACGGCGATCGTGAATATTATTTGGGCGGCAGATTTACCCCTTAATTTATATCATTTGCTAGAACAAGCCGCCTGTGAATTTAGCACAATTTACCCCGATACTTCCCCAGATTTATTGTCACAATTGTATGACTTTTTCTTACAACGGATTAGAACTCTGTTGCAAGAAGAGCGCGGAGTTGATTATGATTTGGTGAATGCGGTATTAGGGGAAAATGACCCAGAATATACGGAACGGGGATTAAAAGATTTGTTGGATTTGCGCGATCGCGCCTTATTCTTGCAATCTATCCGCAATAATGGCATCCTAAATAATATCTATGAAACCGTAAACCGTTCCTCCCGTTTAGCCAAACAAGGAGAACTCGATACCATTGAATTAGAACCTAAGCAAGCGATCGAACCCAAACTATTCCAAAAATCTTCTGAACAAGAATTTTATGATTCTCTGGTGCAATTAGTTCCCAAAACCCAAGCCGCCCGTGAAGCACGAGATTATCAAAAATTAGTCGATGCTTTAGCAGAAATTGCCCCAACGGTCAGCAACTTTTTTGATGGCCCAGAAAGTGTCCTAGTGATGGATTCAGATCCGGCAATTCAACGCAACCGCTTAAATCTTTTGGGATTATTGCGGAATCATGCTCGTGTTTTAGCAGATTTTGGCGCGATCGTTAAAAGTTAG
- a CDS encoding DNA cytosine methyltransferase: MQKSIQLNLFEPLLEIPYHSPDIPFQPKKTVKAIELFAGAGGLALGLEKAGLKTQFLVEIDKDAVATLRHNRPDWHIIHDDISKVSFKQMSADVVTGGFPCQSFSYAGKKLGLEDTRGTLFYEFARCVQEIKPKLFLAENVRGLISHQQGETLKIILAILESLGYQVQYRLLNAVNYDVPQKRERIIIVGTRSDLNVQFFYPEPSQKILTLRDALNNVPPSAGVKYSKKKAEVLKLVPPGGCWRDLPENIQKEYMMKSYYLGGGKTGMARRISWDEPSLTLTTSPSQKQTDRCHPDETRPFTVREYARIQTFPDDWEFMGGITSQYKQIGNAIPVNFAYHLGRSIISALTGCFGEKINRAFFN; the protein is encoded by the coding sequence ATGCAAAAAAGTATTCAGCTAAATTTATTCGAGCCTTTATTAGAGATTCCCTACCATTCTCCTGACATTCCATTTCAACCCAAAAAAACCGTGAAGGCGATCGAGCTGTTTGCCGGGGCAGGGGGTCTAGCATTAGGATTAGAAAAAGCTGGCTTAAAAACCCAGTTTTTAGTAGAAATCGATAAAGATGCCGTGGCTACTTTACGACACAATCGACCTGATTGGCATATTATCCATGATGATATTTCTAAAGTTTCGTTTAAACAAATGTCGGCAGATGTAGTTACAGGAGGATTTCCTTGTCAATCATTTAGTTATGCCGGTAAAAAGCTAGGGCTGGAAGATACCAGAGGAACTTTATTCTATGAATTTGCTCGATGCGTTCAAGAAATTAAACCCAAATTATTCTTAGCGGAAAATGTCCGGGGCTTAATCAGTCATCAACAAGGGGAAACTTTAAAAATTATTTTAGCAATTTTAGAGTCTTTGGGTTATCAAGTTCAATATCGATTGCTGAATGCAGTGAATTATGATGTCCCCCAAAAGCGAGAAAGAATTATTATTGTGGGGACTCGTTCCGATCTAAATGTTCAGTTTTTTTATCCTGAACCTTCTCAAAAAATTCTCACCTTAAGAGATGCTCTAAACAATGTTCCGCCCTCCGCAGGAGTCAAATACAGTAAAAAGAAAGCAGAAGTGTTAAAATTAGTGCCGCCGGGGGGATGCTGGAGAGATTTACCGGAAAATATCCAAAAAGAATATATGATGAAAAGTTATTATTTGGGTGGGGGTAAAACTGGGATGGCACGTCGGATTTCTTGGGATGAACCGAGTTTAACTTTGACCACTTCTCCTTCTCAAAAACAAACCGATCGCTGTCATCCCGACGAAACGCGACCTTTTACCGTCCGGGAATATGCCAGAATTCAAACGTTTCCTGATGATTGGGAATTTATGGGAGGGATTACATCACAATATAAACAAATCGGAAATGCGATTCCGGTAAATTTTGCCTATCATTTAGGACGCTCAATTATATCCGCTTTGACAGGATGTTTTGGCGAAAAAATTAATCGAGCGTTTTTTAATTAA
- the cdaA gene encoding diadenylate cyclase CdaA: MGYTWKQLLINPTWTQSLALQLAEIWQQWLKDPIDILLVVILTYMVLIIIGERRTLWMVRGFILLMVAAAVSTKLELRLLSFVLNNLVIGSAVAMAVLLQSEFRRLLEQLGKGELLQLFQSSRKAIPKSDSVIDQIVEAVKELSQNRTGALMILETSEPIDERDFSVPGVKLNAEVSKELLQTLFQTSTLLHDGAVLIREARIMAAGVILPLSDRKASRQLGTRHRAAMGITERVENCICVVVSEETGSISLAERGTLNRPLTSSKLKELLEARFSQSADREVVAPDLRQITRKLGSSGVALAVRLLRLPSSASSREKK, encoded by the coding sequence ATGGGATATACATGGAAACAATTGCTAATCAATCCGACTTGGACTCAGTCCTTGGCGCTTCAGCTTGCCGAAATTTGGCAGCAATGGCTCAAAGACCCCATCGACATATTGCTCGTAGTGATACTCACTTATATGGTGTTGATCATCATCGGTGAACGGCGAACCCTGTGGATGGTGCGGGGGTTTATACTGCTCATGGTAGCAGCGGCAGTCAGCACCAAATTAGAGCTCAGGCTGCTGAGTTTTGTGTTAAATAATTTGGTGATTGGATCTGCCGTAGCCATGGCCGTGCTATTGCAATCGGAATTTCGCCGATTACTAGAGCAACTAGGCAAAGGAGAACTGCTCCAATTATTTCAATCATCGCGCAAAGCGATTCCCAAATCCGATAGCGTCATCGATCAAATAGTCGAAGCGGTTAAAGAACTCTCGCAAAACCGCACGGGAGCATTAATGATTCTAGAAACCAGTGAGCCGATTGATGAGCGAGATTTTTCTGTCCCCGGTGTGAAATTGAATGCAGAAGTTTCTAAAGAACTATTGCAAACTCTGTTTCAGACATCAACCCTACTACACGATGGCGCAGTATTGATTCGCGAAGCCCGAATTATGGCAGCGGGAGTAATTCTGCCTTTGTCAGACCGGAAAGCCTCCCGGCAACTGGGAACCAGGCATCGTGCGGCAATGGGAATTACTGAGCGAGTCGAAAATTGCATCTGTGTGGTTGTATCTGAAGAAACAGGCTCTATTTCTTTGGCTGAACGGGGTACACTGAATCGACCGTTAACCAGTAGTAAACTCAAAGAACTACTAGAAGCTCGATTTTCCCAATCGGCGGATCGTGAAGTAGTTGCCCCTGACTTGCGGCAAATTACGCGTAAGTTAGGATCCTCTGGAGTCGCACTAGCCGTGCGTTTACTCCGTCTTCCATCATCGGCTTCCTCTCGAGAGAAAAAATGA
- a CDS encoding isoprenyl transferase, which translates to MIVKQTTLQQLPADLDSARLPKHVAVIMDGNGRWAKRQGLPRIMGHRRGVDSLKDLLRCCKDWGICALTAYAFSSENWGRPLDEVNFLMTLFERVLRQELQEMMAENVKIRFVGNLQALPESLQAEISRSMTETRNNQGIEFTVATNYGARQEIVHACRAIAEKVQQGLITPEQIDESMFARHLYTAEQADPDLLIRTSGEMRLSNFLLWQVAYAELYVTNTLWPDFNRQEFHQALLAYQKRDRRFGKV; encoded by the coding sequence ATGATTGTTAAGCAAACGACACTGCAACAGTTACCCGCTGATCTAGATTCGGCGCGATTGCCCAAACATGTCGCAGTGATTATGGATGGAAATGGTCGTTGGGCAAAACGGCAAGGACTGCCCAGAATTATGGGACATCGGCGGGGAGTTGACTCACTAAAAGACCTGCTGCGCTGCTGCAAGGATTGGGGAATTTGCGCGTTGACGGCTTATGCCTTTTCTAGCGAGAATTGGGGCCGCCCTCTGGATGAAGTCAATTTTTTGATGACTCTGTTTGAGCGGGTATTGCGGCAAGAACTCCAAGAAATGATGGCAGAAAATGTCAAGATTCGCTTTGTGGGGAATTTACAAGCGCTGCCAGAGTCACTGCAAGCGGAGATTTCTCGCTCGATGACCGAAACCCGAAATAATCAGGGGATTGAGTTTACTGTAGCGACGAATTACGGCGCCCGTCAAGAAATTGTCCACGCTTGTCGGGCGATCGCCGAAAAAGTACAGCAAGGTCTGATTACTCCCGAACAAATTGACGAGTCTATGTTTGCTCGTCATCTCTATACCGCTGAACAGGCGGATCCCGATTTGTTGATTAGAACCAGTGGGGAAATGCGTCTGAGCAATTTTCTCCTCTGGCAAGTTGCTTATGCTGAATTGTATGTTACTAATACTCTTTGGCCAGATTTTAATCGCCAAGAGTTTCATCAGGCATTGTTGGCTTATCAAAAGCGGGATCGCCGGTTTGGTAAAGTTTAA
- a CDS encoding PEP-CTERM sorting domain-containing protein (PEP-CTERM proteins occur, often in large numbers, in the proteomes of bacteria that also encode an exosortase, a predicted intramembrane cysteine proteinase. The presence of a PEP-CTERM domain at a protein's C-terminus predicts cleavage within the sorting domain, followed by covalent anchoring to some some component of the (usually Gram-negative) cell surface. Many PEP-CTERM proteins exhibit an unusual sequence composition that includes large numbers of potential glycosylation sites. Expression of one such protein has been shown restore the ability of a bacterium to form floc, a type of biofilm.), giving the protein MMTTKLFTSKGAVLAGTMAIASAMLSVMPAQAAEKTLTLTDKTNSNTQDYPTVSVNLKEVNGGVEVKVNVVPSSAGWTGDLRAVWFNLPNAGGVSVRGAGGGPVTGISGASNATKGGVSNSADLNGMKASFNLGVEIGSEGLKGGKDDYQTATFKLSGVSLADFSSDMIGTRLMSVGNTSNGRAESSKTGSAAIPGNYDSSTTPSTGGSTPPAVVEEPSIPSTPVSSGGGDEGGGMVSEAAPEPLTILGTVLGGGALVAARKRKANKAS; this is encoded by the coding sequence ATGATGACCACTAAACTTTTTACATCTAAAGGTGCTGTACTTGCTGGAACGATGGCGATCGCCTCTGCCATGTTATCAGTCATGCCAGCCCAAGCCGCTGAAAAAACCCTGACCCTCACCGACAAGACCAACTCGAATACCCAAGACTATCCCACCGTCAGCGTCAACTTAAAAGAAGTCAACGGAGGAGTAGAAGTCAAAGTTAACGTCGTACCGAGTTCCGCAGGATGGACTGGCGACTTGCGGGCTGTTTGGTTTAACCTTCCCAATGCCGGTGGAGTCAGTGTCAGAGGTGCCGGTGGTGGCCCGGTGACAGGTATCAGCGGTGCCAGCAATGCCACGAAGGGCGGAGTTAGCAACAGTGCGGATCTAAACGGCATGAAAGCCAGCTTCAACTTAGGGGTGGAAATCGGCTCCGAAGGTCTCAAAGGCGGCAAAGACGACTATCAAACTGCTACATTCAAACTCTCTGGGGTTTCCCTCGCTGACTTTAGCTCTGACATGATTGGTACTCGTCTGATGAGTGTTGGCAATACCTCTAATGGCCGTGCTGAAAGCAGCAAAACCGGCAGCGCTGCTATCCCTGGTAACTATGATAGTAGCACGACCCCTAGCACTGGTGGCAGCACACCACCGGCGGTTGTCGAAGAACCTTCTATTCCTAGCACTCCAGTATCCAGCGGTGGTGGTGACGAAGGTGGCGGCATGGTTTCCGAAGCTGCACCAGAACCTCTGACTATCTTAGGAACTGTTCTCGGTGGTGGTGCCTTAGTTGCGGCTCGCAAACGCAAAGCCAACAAAGCCAGCTAA
- the murD gene encoding UDP-N-acetylmuramoyl-L-alanine--D-glutamate ligase — MSKAHIIGLGKSGIAAAKLLQQKAWQVTVSDRGNSDSLRQQQQQLAAIGIEVHLDHTFAPDESLELVVVSPGVPWDIPPLVKAREMGIETIGEMELAWRNLNQAPWVGITGTNGKTTTTALIAAIFQTAGFNAPACGNIGYATCELVWESVNPQKSASVKPIDWMIAEISSYQIESSNSLAPRIGVFTTLTPDHLSRHYTIENYFNIKASLLERSEYRVINGDDPYLRQHLATRWPDACWTSTQGKSHLLGDPEKGAYIENGWVIFKGEKIVRADALRMCGDHNQQNLLMAVATASLAGIKKEAIAQAIAEFPGVPHRLELITTWQGIEFINDSKATNYDAAEVGLKSVAAPVILIAGGDPKTGDDTGWYRIIQTKAAAVLLIGDAAAQFAQRLQEVGHQRYEIVGTMDRAVPRAAQLAQELGAKVVLLSPACASFDQYQNFEQRGDHFRQLCLEFLK, encoded by the coding sequence ATGTCAAAAGCCCATATCATCGGTTTAGGAAAATCAGGAATTGCCGCAGCGAAGTTATTGCAACAAAAAGCTTGGCAAGTCACCGTGAGCGATCGCGGCAATTCTGACAGTTTGCGCCAACAACAACAACAACTCGCTGCCATTGGCATTGAAGTGCATTTAGACCATACTTTCGCCCCAGATGAATCCCTGGAGTTAGTAGTAGTCAGTCCCGGAGTTCCTTGGGATATTCCTCCCCTGGTGAAAGCGCGAGAAATGGGCATTGAAACTATTGGCGAAATGGAACTCGCTTGGCGTAATTTGAACCAAGCCCCCTGGGTGGGTATCACGGGCACTAATGGCAAAACCACCACAACAGCTTTAATTGCGGCTATTTTCCAAACTGCTGGATTTAATGCCCCGGCTTGTGGCAATATCGGCTATGCCACCTGTGAACTGGTTTGGGAATCGGTCAATCCCCAAAAATCAGCATCGGTGAAACCGATTGATTGGATGATTGCGGAAATTAGCAGTTATCAAATTGAATCTTCTAATTCTTTAGCGCCGAGAATTGGCGTTTTTACCACCTTAACTCCCGATCATCTGAGTCGCCACTATACTATCGAGAACTATTTCAACATCAAAGCTTCTCTATTAGAACGGTCTGAGTATCGGGTAATTAATGGCGATGACCCCTATTTACGGCAACATTTAGCTACTCGTTGGCCCGATGCTTGTTGGACTAGCACCCAGGGAAAAAGTCACCTATTAGGCGATCCAGAAAAGGGCGCTTATATTGAAAATGGCTGGGTGATATTTAAAGGAGAAAAAATCGTCCGGGCTGATGCTTTGCGAATGTGTGGCGACCATAATCAACAAAATTTGCTGATGGCAGTGGCTACCGCTAGTTTGGCGGGGATCAAAAAAGAGGCGATCGCCCAAGCCATTGCGGAATTCCCCGGAGTCCCCCACCGCTTAGAACTGATTACCACTTGGCAAGGCATTGAGTTTATTAATGATAGCAAAGCCACCAACTACGACGCCGCCGAAGTCGGGTTAAAATCCGTAGCAGCGCCAGTGATTCTCATTGCCGGTGGGGATCCCAAAACTGGGGATGATACGGGGTGGTACAGAATCATTCAAACCAAAGCCGCAGCAGTGTTATTAATTGGGGATGCCGCCGCGCAATTTGCCCAACGCTTGCAAGAAGTTGGCCATCAACGTTATGAAATTGTTGGCACAATGGATCGTGCTGTTCCCAGGGCGGCTCAATTGGCTCAAGAACTTGGAGCTAAGGTAGTATTACTCTCTCCCGCTTGTGCCAGTTTTGATCAATATCAAAATTTTGAGCAACGGGGGGATCATTTCCGGCAACTCTGCCTGGAATTTCTCAAGTAA